In one Platichthys flesus chromosome 3, fPlaFle2.1, whole genome shotgun sequence genomic region, the following are encoded:
- the ulk1a gene encoding serine/threonine-protein kinase ULK1a isoform X1, which yields MESVGNFEFSRKDLIGHGAFAVVFKGRHKEKRDWEVAVKCINKKNLAKSKSLLDKEIKILKELKHENIVSLLDYQEMGGCVYLVMEYCNGGDLAEYLHSKGTLSEDTIRVFLQQIAQAMNTLQSKDILHRDLKPQNILLCHPEGRRSSSINIKIADFGFARHLQTNTMAATLCGSPMYMAPEVIMSQNYDAKADLWSIGTIVYQCLTGKAPFHASTPQELRLFYETNRTLLPSIPKETSRHLRHLLLGLLKRNHKERISFDKFFHHPFLETSSSSKKCSPAPMFSYPLSGLGSSSSSSSTSQMASPQHSDGEIQQLKPKARYSPTQNTADFLLPKETANQDSQTTSSYTEDYVLVPDQFPSEYPCELESCLIYSGSPVGAERGPRPAGKIPLHPPSRPVGKPFELVGRKCSDSVPIPVPTQILNYQRMEQNLQPVALHDSSRVTPSSAGSSGESCAQFGGRRAAGTGFGVNSPRLATGVAQPQQGSPPVGTTPKSSEPTLPLSTRTGQFTGSPGAFAPKQVQSRLLDRIRTVPDLQSFDPSAAPQTKHSRKSTNKNYPFKRALSTGRLSDLLLKAAFEAEEESDESLNSEKSMETTAPPTGYNRGFQCSDSPPIAVFTIGSPSKGNTPPDTRVSKILSGSPSYINSAWLLHSRLLQGEGRRNSESEAMDASPHSSLLFHPPELAEDTLMEQAHTDALSDLRFTLAFAHCVMELASTKDPGLDVVSSSDVSFLEQSLVTDQISLLSREWSYAEQLVLYMKAEEFLSSALHTAKENIKQDRLLPSTTVKQVIRKLNDSYKSCVTYCRCLSDRLQTFLLDKQKLMDRFNGLTAEKLIYSHTVHMVQSAALDEMFHYGTASTQRYQKALLLMEGLSRSVTEQKDLASIDKCKQCIERRLSALQT from the exons ATGGAGTCGGTTGGGAACTTTGAGTTCAGCAGGAAAGACCTGATTGGCCACGGTGCCTTCGCTGTTGTGTTCAAGGGAAGACACAAAGAG AAACGGGACTGGGAGGTTGCTGTGAAGTGCATTAACAAGAAGAATCTGGCCAAATCAAAGTCTCTTCTTGATAAAGAAATCAAGATATTAAAG GAGctcaaacatgaaaatattgTCAGTCTGCTTGACTATCAG GAAATGGGAGGATGTGTGTATCTTGTCATGGAG TACTGCAATGGAGGCGACCTGGCTGAGTACCTTCACT CAAAGGGCACGTTGAGTGAGGACACCATACGCGTGTTCCTGCAGCAGATCGCTCAGGCCATGAATACCCTGCAGAGCAAAGACATCCTCCACAGAGACCTCAAGCCCCAGAACATCTTACTCTGCCACCCTGAGGGCCGCAGGTCCAGCTCCATCAACATTAAGATAG CTGACTTTGGGTTTGCACGTCACCTCCAGACCAACACTATGGCAGCCACTCTGTGTGGCTCCCCCATGTACATG GCTCCTGAGGTCATCATGTCCCAGAACTACGATGCCAAAGCTGATTTGTGGAGCATAGGTACCATTGTGTACCAGTGTCTGACTGGAAAGGCACCATTTCAT GCAAGCACACCACAGGAGCTCCGTCTTTTTTACGAAACCAACAGGACCTTGTTACCCAG CATCCCAAAGGAGACTTCTCGTCACCTAAGACACCTCCTGTTGGGGCTCTTGAAGAGGAACCACAAAGAGCGGATCAGCTTTG ATAAGTTTTTCCACCATCCTTTCCTGGAGACGAGCTCCTCCTCCAAGAAAT GTTCGCCTGCTCCCATGTTCTCCTACCCCCTCTCAGGCCTGGGCAGCTCTTCAAGCAGCTCCTCCACGTCCCAAATGGCCTCACCTCAA CATTCCGATGGAGAGATCCAACAGCTCAAGCCTAAAGCGAGGTACTCCCCTACACAAAACACAGCTGACTTCCTCCTGCCGAAAGAAACAGCCAATCAGGACAGTCAGACCACCTCGTCGTACACAGAGGACTACGTCCTGGTGCCTGATCAGTTTCCCA GTGAGTACCCATGTGAACTGGAAAGTTGCCTTATATACAGTGG GAGCCCAGTCGGAGCTGAGCGAGGGCCCAGGCCTGCAGGAAAGATTcctctccaccccccctctAGGCCTGTTGG CAAGCCTTTTGAATTGGTTGGGCGTAAGTGCAGCGACTCTGTGCCCATTCCCGTCCCAACACAGATCCTAAACTACCAGCGCATGGAGCAGAACCTGCAGCCTGTTGCCCTCCATGACTCCAGCAG GGTCACACCGTCCAGTGCAGGCAGCAGCGGTGAAAGCTGTGCACAGTTTGGAGGCCGTAGAGCAGCTGGTACAGGATTTGGCGTTAACTCCCCAAGACTGGCAACAGGAGTAGCTCAACCTCAACAGGGCTCCCCTCCAG TGGGAACCACCCCAAAGAGCTCAGAGCCGACTCTCCCACTCAGCACGAGGACTGGACAGTTCACTGGCTCACCCGGCGCCTTTGCTCCCAAG CAGGTTCAGTCGAGACTGCTAGACAGGATCAGGACGGTCCCAGACCTTCAGTCATTCGACccatctgctgctcctcagaccaaacacagcaggaaatcTACCAATAAAAACTACCCATTTAAAAG AGCCCTGAGCACAGGCAGGCTGTCCGATCTGCTGCTGAAGGCGGCGTTCGAAGCTGAGGAGGAAAGTGACGAGAGCCTCAACAGTGAGAAGAGCATGGAAACAACAG CTCCACCTACTGGTTATAATAGAGGATTTCAATGCTCTGACAGCCCACCTATTGCAGTCTTCACTATCGGGTCTCCATCCAAGGGAAACACTCCGCCTGATACCAGGGTGTCAAAGATACTCTCAG GTTCTCCCTCCTACATCAACTCAGCCTGGCTTCTTCACAGTCGCCTTCTCCAGGGAGAAGGTCGTAGAAACAGTGAGAGTGAAGCAATGGACGCTTCTCCACACAGCAGTCTGCTCTTTCACCCTCCAGAGCTTGCAGAAGATACGCTAATGGAG CAGGCTCACACAGATGCCCTCAGTGACCTGCGCTTCACCTTGGCTTTTGCCCACTGTGTCATGGAACTGGCTTCTACTAAAGACCCAGGGCTGGATGTCGTCAGCAGTTCTGATGTTTCGTTTCTGGAGCAGAGCCTGGTCACAGATCAGATCAGCCTTTTGAGCAGAGAATGGAG CTATGCCGAGCAGTTAGTATTGTACATGAAAGCTGAAGAGTTTTTGTCATCAGCACTGCACACAGCGAAAGAGAATATCAAACAGGACCGACTCCTTCCCTCTACTACAGTCAAACAAG TGATCCGGAAGCTGAATGATTCCTATAAAAGCTGTGTGACTTACTGTCGCTGCCTCAGTGATCGCCTGCAGACTTTCTTGCTCGACAAACAGAAGCTCATGGACCGTTTCAACGGCCTCACAGCAGAGAAGCTCATCTACAGCCACACTGTGCACATG GTGCAGTCTGCTGCTTTAGATGAGATGTTCCACTATGGCACAGCTTCAACCCAGCGTTACCAAAAAGCCCTTCTGCTGATGGAGGGTCTGTCACGAAGCGTCACAGAGCAAAAGGACCTGGCCAGCATAGATAAAT GTAAACAGTGTATTGAACGACGCCTTTCTGCTCTTCAGACTTAA
- the ulk1a gene encoding serine/threonine-protein kinase ULK1a isoform X4 has translation MGGCVYLVMEYCNGGDLAEYLHSKGTLSEDTIRVFLQQIAQAMNTLQSKDILHRDLKPQNILLCHPEGRRSSSINIKIADFGFARHLQTNTMAATLCGSPMYMAPEVIMSQNYDAKADLWSIGTIVYQCLTGKAPFHASTPQELRLFYETNRTLLPSIPKETSRHLRHLLLGLLKRNHKERISFDKFFHHPFLETSSSSKKCSPAPMFSYPLSGLGSSSSSSSTSQMASPQHSDGEIQQLKPKARYSPTQNTADFLLPKETANQDSQTTSSYTEDYVLVPDQFPSEYPCELESCLIYSGSPVGAERGPRPAGKIPLHPPSRPVGKPFELVGRKCSDSVPIPVPTQILNYQRMEQNLQPVALHDSSRVTPSSAGSSGESCAQFGGRRAAGTGFGVNSPRLATGVAQPQQGSPPVGTTPKSSEPTLPLSTRTGQFTGSPGAFAPKQVQSRLLDRIRTVPDLQSFDPSAAPQTKHSRKSTNKNYPFKRALSTGRLSDLLLKAAFEAEEESDESLNSEKSMETTAPPTGYNRGFQCSDSPPIAVFTIGSPSKGNTPPDTRVSKILSGSPSYINSAWLLHSRLLQGEGRRNSESEAMDASPHSSLLFHPPELAEDTLMEQAHTDALSDLRFTLAFAHCVMELASTKDPGLDVVSSSDVSFLEQSLVTDQISLLSREWSYAEQLVLYMKAEEFLSSALHTAKENIKQDRLLPSTTVKQVIRKLNDSYKSCVTYCRCLSDRLQTFLLDKQKLMDRFNGLTAEKLIYSHTVHMVQSAALDEMFHYGTASTQRYQKALLLMEGLSRSVTEQKDLASIDKCKQCIERRLSALQT, from the exons ATGGGAGGATGTGTGTATCTTGTCATGGAG TACTGCAATGGAGGCGACCTGGCTGAGTACCTTCACT CAAAGGGCACGTTGAGTGAGGACACCATACGCGTGTTCCTGCAGCAGATCGCTCAGGCCATGAATACCCTGCAGAGCAAAGACATCCTCCACAGAGACCTCAAGCCCCAGAACATCTTACTCTGCCACCCTGAGGGCCGCAGGTCCAGCTCCATCAACATTAAGATAG CTGACTTTGGGTTTGCACGTCACCTCCAGACCAACACTATGGCAGCCACTCTGTGTGGCTCCCCCATGTACATG GCTCCTGAGGTCATCATGTCCCAGAACTACGATGCCAAAGCTGATTTGTGGAGCATAGGTACCATTGTGTACCAGTGTCTGACTGGAAAGGCACCATTTCAT GCAAGCACACCACAGGAGCTCCGTCTTTTTTACGAAACCAACAGGACCTTGTTACCCAG CATCCCAAAGGAGACTTCTCGTCACCTAAGACACCTCCTGTTGGGGCTCTTGAAGAGGAACCACAAAGAGCGGATCAGCTTTG ATAAGTTTTTCCACCATCCTTTCCTGGAGACGAGCTCCTCCTCCAAGAAAT GTTCGCCTGCTCCCATGTTCTCCTACCCCCTCTCAGGCCTGGGCAGCTCTTCAAGCAGCTCCTCCACGTCCCAAATGGCCTCACCTCAA CATTCCGATGGAGAGATCCAACAGCTCAAGCCTAAAGCGAGGTACTCCCCTACACAAAACACAGCTGACTTCCTCCTGCCGAAAGAAACAGCCAATCAGGACAGTCAGACCACCTCGTCGTACACAGAGGACTACGTCCTGGTGCCTGATCAGTTTCCCA GTGAGTACCCATGTGAACTGGAAAGTTGCCTTATATACAGTGG GAGCCCAGTCGGAGCTGAGCGAGGGCCCAGGCCTGCAGGAAAGATTcctctccaccccccctctAGGCCTGTTGG CAAGCCTTTTGAATTGGTTGGGCGTAAGTGCAGCGACTCTGTGCCCATTCCCGTCCCAACACAGATCCTAAACTACCAGCGCATGGAGCAGAACCTGCAGCCTGTTGCCCTCCATGACTCCAGCAG GGTCACACCGTCCAGTGCAGGCAGCAGCGGTGAAAGCTGTGCACAGTTTGGAGGCCGTAGAGCAGCTGGTACAGGATTTGGCGTTAACTCCCCAAGACTGGCAACAGGAGTAGCTCAACCTCAACAGGGCTCCCCTCCAG TGGGAACCACCCCAAAGAGCTCAGAGCCGACTCTCCCACTCAGCACGAGGACTGGACAGTTCACTGGCTCACCCGGCGCCTTTGCTCCCAAG CAGGTTCAGTCGAGACTGCTAGACAGGATCAGGACGGTCCCAGACCTTCAGTCATTCGACccatctgctgctcctcagaccaaacacagcaggaaatcTACCAATAAAAACTACCCATTTAAAAG AGCCCTGAGCACAGGCAGGCTGTCCGATCTGCTGCTGAAGGCGGCGTTCGAAGCTGAGGAGGAAAGTGACGAGAGCCTCAACAGTGAGAAGAGCATGGAAACAACAG CTCCACCTACTGGTTATAATAGAGGATTTCAATGCTCTGACAGCCCACCTATTGCAGTCTTCACTATCGGGTCTCCATCCAAGGGAAACACTCCGCCTGATACCAGGGTGTCAAAGATACTCTCAG GTTCTCCCTCCTACATCAACTCAGCCTGGCTTCTTCACAGTCGCCTTCTCCAGGGAGAAGGTCGTAGAAACAGTGAGAGTGAAGCAATGGACGCTTCTCCACACAGCAGTCTGCTCTTTCACCCTCCAGAGCTTGCAGAAGATACGCTAATGGAG CAGGCTCACACAGATGCCCTCAGTGACCTGCGCTTCACCTTGGCTTTTGCCCACTGTGTCATGGAACTGGCTTCTACTAAAGACCCAGGGCTGGATGTCGTCAGCAGTTCTGATGTTTCGTTTCTGGAGCAGAGCCTGGTCACAGATCAGATCAGCCTTTTGAGCAGAGAATGGAG CTATGCCGAGCAGTTAGTATTGTACATGAAAGCTGAAGAGTTTTTGTCATCAGCACTGCACACAGCGAAAGAGAATATCAAACAGGACCGACTCCTTCCCTCTACTACAGTCAAACAAG TGATCCGGAAGCTGAATGATTCCTATAAAAGCTGTGTGACTTACTGTCGCTGCCTCAGTGATCGCCTGCAGACTTTCTTGCTCGACAAACAGAAGCTCATGGACCGTTTCAACGGCCTCACAGCAGAGAAGCTCATCTACAGCCACACTGTGCACATG GTGCAGTCTGCTGCTTTAGATGAGATGTTCCACTATGGCACAGCTTCAACCCAGCGTTACCAAAAAGCCCTTCTGCTGATGGAGGGTCTGTCACGAAGCGTCACAGAGCAAAAGGACCTGGCCAGCATAGATAAAT GTAAACAGTGTATTGAACGACGCCTTTCTGCTCTTCAGACTTAA
- the ulk1a gene encoding serine/threonine-protein kinase ULK1a isoform X3, with protein sequence MESVGNFEFSRKDLIGHGAFAVVFKGRHKEKRDWEVAVKCINKKNLAKSKSLLDKEIKILKELKHENIVSLLDYQEMGGCVYLVMEYCNGGDLAEYLHSKGTLSEDTIRVFLQQIAQAMNTLQSKDILHRDLKPQNILLCHPEGRRSSSINIKIADFGFARHLQTNTMAATLCGSPMYMAPEVIMSQNYDAKADLWSIGTIVYQCLTGKAPFHASTPQELRLFYETNRTLLPSIPKETSRHLRHLLLGLLKRNHKERISFDKFFHHPFLETSSSSKKCSPAPMFSYPLSGLGSSSSSSSTSQMASPQHSDGEIQQLKPKARYSPTQNTADFLLPKETANQDSQTTSSYTEDYVLVPDQFPSEYPCELESCLIYSGSPVGAERGPRPAGKIPLHPPSRPVGKPFELVGRKCSDSVPIPVPTQILNYQRMEQNLQPVALHDSSRVTPSSAGSSGESCAQFGGRRAAGTGFGVNSPRLATGVAQPQQGSPPVGTTPKSSEPTLPLSTRTGQFTGSPGAFAPKQVQSRLLDRIRTVPDLQSFDPSAAPQTKHSRKSTNKNYPFKRALSTGRLSDLLLKAAFEAEEESDESLNSEKSMETTAPPTGYNRGFQCSDSPPIAVFTIGSPSKGNTPPDTRVSKILSGSPSYINSAWLLHSRLLQGEGRRNSESEAMDASPHSSLLFHPPELAEDTLMEAHTDALSDLRFTLAFAHCVMELASTKDPGLDVVSSSDVSFLEQSLVTDQISLLSREWSYAEQLVLYMKAEEFLSSALHTAKENIKQDRLLPSTTVKQVIRKLNDSYKSCVTYCRCLSDRLQTFLLDKQKLMDRFNGLTAEKLIYSHTVHMVQSAALDEMFHYGTASTQRYQKALLLMEGLSRSVTEQKDLASIDKCKQCIERRLSALQT encoded by the exons ATGGAGTCGGTTGGGAACTTTGAGTTCAGCAGGAAAGACCTGATTGGCCACGGTGCCTTCGCTGTTGTGTTCAAGGGAAGACACAAAGAG AAACGGGACTGGGAGGTTGCTGTGAAGTGCATTAACAAGAAGAATCTGGCCAAATCAAAGTCTCTTCTTGATAAAGAAATCAAGATATTAAAG GAGctcaaacatgaaaatattgTCAGTCTGCTTGACTATCAG GAAATGGGAGGATGTGTGTATCTTGTCATGGAG TACTGCAATGGAGGCGACCTGGCTGAGTACCTTCACT CAAAGGGCACGTTGAGTGAGGACACCATACGCGTGTTCCTGCAGCAGATCGCTCAGGCCATGAATACCCTGCAGAGCAAAGACATCCTCCACAGAGACCTCAAGCCCCAGAACATCTTACTCTGCCACCCTGAGGGCCGCAGGTCCAGCTCCATCAACATTAAGATAG CTGACTTTGGGTTTGCACGTCACCTCCAGACCAACACTATGGCAGCCACTCTGTGTGGCTCCCCCATGTACATG GCTCCTGAGGTCATCATGTCCCAGAACTACGATGCCAAAGCTGATTTGTGGAGCATAGGTACCATTGTGTACCAGTGTCTGACTGGAAAGGCACCATTTCAT GCAAGCACACCACAGGAGCTCCGTCTTTTTTACGAAACCAACAGGACCTTGTTACCCAG CATCCCAAAGGAGACTTCTCGTCACCTAAGACACCTCCTGTTGGGGCTCTTGAAGAGGAACCACAAAGAGCGGATCAGCTTTG ATAAGTTTTTCCACCATCCTTTCCTGGAGACGAGCTCCTCCTCCAAGAAAT GTTCGCCTGCTCCCATGTTCTCCTACCCCCTCTCAGGCCTGGGCAGCTCTTCAAGCAGCTCCTCCACGTCCCAAATGGCCTCACCTCAA CATTCCGATGGAGAGATCCAACAGCTCAAGCCTAAAGCGAGGTACTCCCCTACACAAAACACAGCTGACTTCCTCCTGCCGAAAGAAACAGCCAATCAGGACAGTCAGACCACCTCGTCGTACACAGAGGACTACGTCCTGGTGCCTGATCAGTTTCCCA GTGAGTACCCATGTGAACTGGAAAGTTGCCTTATATACAGTGG GAGCCCAGTCGGAGCTGAGCGAGGGCCCAGGCCTGCAGGAAAGATTcctctccaccccccctctAGGCCTGTTGG CAAGCCTTTTGAATTGGTTGGGCGTAAGTGCAGCGACTCTGTGCCCATTCCCGTCCCAACACAGATCCTAAACTACCAGCGCATGGAGCAGAACCTGCAGCCTGTTGCCCTCCATGACTCCAGCAG GGTCACACCGTCCAGTGCAGGCAGCAGCGGTGAAAGCTGTGCACAGTTTGGAGGCCGTAGAGCAGCTGGTACAGGATTTGGCGTTAACTCCCCAAGACTGGCAACAGGAGTAGCTCAACCTCAACAGGGCTCCCCTCCAG TGGGAACCACCCCAAAGAGCTCAGAGCCGACTCTCCCACTCAGCACGAGGACTGGACAGTTCACTGGCTCACCCGGCGCCTTTGCTCCCAAG CAGGTTCAGTCGAGACTGCTAGACAGGATCAGGACGGTCCCAGACCTTCAGTCATTCGACccatctgctgctcctcagaccaaacacagcaggaaatcTACCAATAAAAACTACCCATTTAAAAG AGCCCTGAGCACAGGCAGGCTGTCCGATCTGCTGCTGAAGGCGGCGTTCGAAGCTGAGGAGGAAAGTGACGAGAGCCTCAACAGTGAGAAGAGCATGGAAACAACAG CTCCACCTACTGGTTATAATAGAGGATTTCAATGCTCTGACAGCCCACCTATTGCAGTCTTCACTATCGGGTCTCCATCCAAGGGAAACACTCCGCCTGATACCAGGGTGTCAAAGATACTCTCAG GTTCTCCCTCCTACATCAACTCAGCCTGGCTTCTTCACAGTCGCCTTCTCCAGGGAGAAGGTCGTAGAAACAGTGAGAGTGAAGCAATGGACGCTTCTCCACACAGCAGTCTGCTCTTTCACCCTCCAGAGCTTGCAGAAGATACGCTAATGGAG GCTCACACAGATGCCCTCAGTGACCTGCGCTTCACCTTGGCTTTTGCCCACTGTGTCATGGAACTGGCTTCTACTAAAGACCCAGGGCTGGATGTCGTCAGCAGTTCTGATGTTTCGTTTCTGGAGCAGAGCCTGGTCACAGATCAGATCAGCCTTTTGAGCAGAGAATGGAG CTATGCCGAGCAGTTAGTATTGTACATGAAAGCTGAAGAGTTTTTGTCATCAGCACTGCACACAGCGAAAGAGAATATCAAACAGGACCGACTCCTTCCCTCTACTACAGTCAAACAAG TGATCCGGAAGCTGAATGATTCCTATAAAAGCTGTGTGACTTACTGTCGCTGCCTCAGTGATCGCCTGCAGACTTTCTTGCTCGACAAACAGAAGCTCATGGACCGTTTCAACGGCCTCACAGCAGAGAAGCTCATCTACAGCCACACTGTGCACATG GTGCAGTCTGCTGCTTTAGATGAGATGTTCCACTATGGCACAGCTTCAACCCAGCGTTACCAAAAAGCCCTTCTGCTGATGGAGGGTCTGTCACGAAGCGTCACAGAGCAAAAGGACCTGGCCAGCATAGATAAAT GTAAACAGTGTATTGAACGACGCCTTTCTGCTCTTCAGACTTAA
- the ulk1a gene encoding serine/threonine-protein kinase ULK1a isoform X2 — MESVGNFEFSRKDLIGHGAFAVVFKGRHKEKRDWEVAVKCINKKNLAKSKSLLDKEIKILKELKHENIVSLLDYQEMGGCVYLVMEYCNGGDLAEYLHSKGTLSEDTIRVFLQQIAQAMNTLQSKDILHRDLKPQNILLCHPEGRRSSSINIKIADFGFARHLQTNTMAATLCGSPMYMAPEVIMSQNYDAKADLWSIGTIVYQCLTGKAPFHASTPQELRLFYETNRTLLPSIPKETSRHLRHLLLGLLKRNHKERISFDKFFHHPFLETSSSSKKCSPAPMFSYPLSGLGSSSSSSSTSQMASPQHSDGEIQQLKPKARYSPTQNTADFLLPKETANQDSQTTSSYTEDYVLVPDQFPSEYPCELESCLIYSGSPVGAERGPRPAGKIPLHPPSRPVGKPFELVGRKCSDSVPIPVPTQILNYQRMEQNLQPVALHDSSRVTPSSAGSSGESCAQFGGRRAAGTGFGVNSPRLATGVAQPQQGSPPVGTTPKSSEPTLPLSTRTGQFTGSPGAFAPKVQSRLLDRIRTVPDLQSFDPSAAPQTKHSRKSTNKNYPFKRALSTGRLSDLLLKAAFEAEEESDESLNSEKSMETTAPPTGYNRGFQCSDSPPIAVFTIGSPSKGNTPPDTRVSKILSGSPSYINSAWLLHSRLLQGEGRRNSESEAMDASPHSSLLFHPPELAEDTLMEQAHTDALSDLRFTLAFAHCVMELASTKDPGLDVVSSSDVSFLEQSLVTDQISLLSREWSYAEQLVLYMKAEEFLSSALHTAKENIKQDRLLPSTTVKQVIRKLNDSYKSCVTYCRCLSDRLQTFLLDKQKLMDRFNGLTAEKLIYSHTVHMVQSAALDEMFHYGTASTQRYQKALLLMEGLSRSVTEQKDLASIDKCKQCIERRLSALQT; from the exons ATGGAGTCGGTTGGGAACTTTGAGTTCAGCAGGAAAGACCTGATTGGCCACGGTGCCTTCGCTGTTGTGTTCAAGGGAAGACACAAAGAG AAACGGGACTGGGAGGTTGCTGTGAAGTGCATTAACAAGAAGAATCTGGCCAAATCAAAGTCTCTTCTTGATAAAGAAATCAAGATATTAAAG GAGctcaaacatgaaaatattgTCAGTCTGCTTGACTATCAG GAAATGGGAGGATGTGTGTATCTTGTCATGGAG TACTGCAATGGAGGCGACCTGGCTGAGTACCTTCACT CAAAGGGCACGTTGAGTGAGGACACCATACGCGTGTTCCTGCAGCAGATCGCTCAGGCCATGAATACCCTGCAGAGCAAAGACATCCTCCACAGAGACCTCAAGCCCCAGAACATCTTACTCTGCCACCCTGAGGGCCGCAGGTCCAGCTCCATCAACATTAAGATAG CTGACTTTGGGTTTGCACGTCACCTCCAGACCAACACTATGGCAGCCACTCTGTGTGGCTCCCCCATGTACATG GCTCCTGAGGTCATCATGTCCCAGAACTACGATGCCAAAGCTGATTTGTGGAGCATAGGTACCATTGTGTACCAGTGTCTGACTGGAAAGGCACCATTTCAT GCAAGCACACCACAGGAGCTCCGTCTTTTTTACGAAACCAACAGGACCTTGTTACCCAG CATCCCAAAGGAGACTTCTCGTCACCTAAGACACCTCCTGTTGGGGCTCTTGAAGAGGAACCACAAAGAGCGGATCAGCTTTG ATAAGTTTTTCCACCATCCTTTCCTGGAGACGAGCTCCTCCTCCAAGAAAT GTTCGCCTGCTCCCATGTTCTCCTACCCCCTCTCAGGCCTGGGCAGCTCTTCAAGCAGCTCCTCCACGTCCCAAATGGCCTCACCTCAA CATTCCGATGGAGAGATCCAACAGCTCAAGCCTAAAGCGAGGTACTCCCCTACACAAAACACAGCTGACTTCCTCCTGCCGAAAGAAACAGCCAATCAGGACAGTCAGACCACCTCGTCGTACACAGAGGACTACGTCCTGGTGCCTGATCAGTTTCCCA GTGAGTACCCATGTGAACTGGAAAGTTGCCTTATATACAGTGG GAGCCCAGTCGGAGCTGAGCGAGGGCCCAGGCCTGCAGGAAAGATTcctctccaccccccctctAGGCCTGTTGG CAAGCCTTTTGAATTGGTTGGGCGTAAGTGCAGCGACTCTGTGCCCATTCCCGTCCCAACACAGATCCTAAACTACCAGCGCATGGAGCAGAACCTGCAGCCTGTTGCCCTCCATGACTCCAGCAG GGTCACACCGTCCAGTGCAGGCAGCAGCGGTGAAAGCTGTGCACAGTTTGGAGGCCGTAGAGCAGCTGGTACAGGATTTGGCGTTAACTCCCCAAGACTGGCAACAGGAGTAGCTCAACCTCAACAGGGCTCCCCTCCAG TGGGAACCACCCCAAAGAGCTCAGAGCCGACTCTCCCACTCAGCACGAGGACTGGACAGTTCACTGGCTCACCCGGCGCCTTTGCTCCCAAG GTTCAGTCGAGACTGCTAGACAGGATCAGGACGGTCCCAGACCTTCAGTCATTCGACccatctgctgctcctcagaccaaacacagcaggaaatcTACCAATAAAAACTACCCATTTAAAAG AGCCCTGAGCACAGGCAGGCTGTCCGATCTGCTGCTGAAGGCGGCGTTCGAAGCTGAGGAGGAAAGTGACGAGAGCCTCAACAGTGAGAAGAGCATGGAAACAACAG CTCCACCTACTGGTTATAATAGAGGATTTCAATGCTCTGACAGCCCACCTATTGCAGTCTTCACTATCGGGTCTCCATCCAAGGGAAACACTCCGCCTGATACCAGGGTGTCAAAGATACTCTCAG GTTCTCCCTCCTACATCAACTCAGCCTGGCTTCTTCACAGTCGCCTTCTCCAGGGAGAAGGTCGTAGAAACAGTGAGAGTGAAGCAATGGACGCTTCTCCACACAGCAGTCTGCTCTTTCACCCTCCAGAGCTTGCAGAAGATACGCTAATGGAG CAGGCTCACACAGATGCCCTCAGTGACCTGCGCTTCACCTTGGCTTTTGCCCACTGTGTCATGGAACTGGCTTCTACTAAAGACCCAGGGCTGGATGTCGTCAGCAGTTCTGATGTTTCGTTTCTGGAGCAGAGCCTGGTCACAGATCAGATCAGCCTTTTGAGCAGAGAATGGAG CTATGCCGAGCAGTTAGTATTGTACATGAAAGCTGAAGAGTTTTTGTCATCAGCACTGCACACAGCGAAAGAGAATATCAAACAGGACCGACTCCTTCCCTCTACTACAGTCAAACAAG TGATCCGGAAGCTGAATGATTCCTATAAAAGCTGTGTGACTTACTGTCGCTGCCTCAGTGATCGCCTGCAGACTTTCTTGCTCGACAAACAGAAGCTCATGGACCGTTTCAACGGCCTCACAGCAGAGAAGCTCATCTACAGCCACACTGTGCACATG GTGCAGTCTGCTGCTTTAGATGAGATGTTCCACTATGGCACAGCTTCAACCCAGCGTTACCAAAAAGCCCTTCTGCTGATGGAGGGTCTGTCACGAAGCGTCACAGAGCAAAAGGACCTGGCCAGCATAGATAAAT GTAAACAGTGTATTGAACGACGCCTTTCTGCTCTTCAGACTTAA